One window from the genome of Cottoperca gobio chromosome 15, fCotGob3.1, whole genome shotgun sequence encodes:
- the LOC115020381 gene encoding uncharacterized protein C6orf118-like isoform X2, translated as MSSRFKPKPGGFRSDIHRLLLAAEAGQKTDILTYSSGHLGPRCLNQSQIHRETNKSFWRMSQSLEETPNPLAPQQTQTKALTSVKKKEMKACLSEFSTGTALVESEVSRSRQDEANYFLSHADKKEDLILPKIVYCSSNSQQKAFTQKKSNSSTDPEEKQHPDQKGLNKEGRLKTKQRFGRQVIAKQNLWAGINIAEMHDRKLQKELRRLSAQSWPSRDRLAVFSDVFDDVCEGSPVFGRILREIKTDYDSYVNHLMASHGMSLDTSLKDLANGKVSQMELEDAEKEVCSLEQEAGRALQENIRVRNKSQNVPATVGPEDSDTKNTCLSGLQDRGTNSVQSKRLQVLNTWREIQHLEEEMKETPVSSVTNMATERPIKDLKTEIIRLIASNERLKITNKDLEDNINMVLNREKASEAIRRMLWDEIPCDLQTESFIGE; from the exons ATGTCCAGCAGATTTAAGCCAAAGCCCGGCGGCTTCAGGAGTGACatccacagactgctgctggctgctgaaGCTGGTCAGAAGACTGACATCCTGACCTACTCCTCAGGTCATCTGGGACCCCGCTGTCTTAACCAGAGTCAGATTCACAGGGAGACAAATAAGTCTTTCTGGAGGATGTCTCAGAGCCTAGAAGAAACCCCAAACCCTCTGGCACCCcagcaaacacagacaaaagcaCTGACCTctgtgaagaagaaggaaatgaaAGCGTGTCTCTCAGAGTTCTCCACTGGCACTGCTTTAGTAGAGTCGGAAGTCTCAAGGTCAAGACAAGATGAGGCTAATTATTTCTTATCGCATGCAGACAAAAAAGAAGATTTAATTCTACCTAAGATAGTTTACTGTTCCTCAAACTCTCAGCAGAAAGCCTTCACCCAGAAAAAGTCGAACTCTTCAACTGATCCGGAGGAGAAACAGCATCCTGACCAGAAAGGCCTGAATAAAGAAGGCCGGCTAAAGACCAAACAACGGTTTGGCAGGCAAGTCATAGCCAAGCAGAACCTCTGGGCTGGAATAAATATTGCTGAAATGCATGACAGGAAACTACAAAAG GAGCTGAGGAGGTTGTCAGCGCAAAGCTGGCCCAGCAGAGACCGCCTTGCGGTGTTCAGTGACGTCTTTGATGATGTATGTGAAGGCTCGCCAGTATTTGGACGCATCCTGAGGGAAATTAAG acAGATTATGATTCGTATGTCAACCACTTGATGGCTTCCCATGGCATG TCACTGGATACTTCACTCAAAGATCTCGCCAATGGAAAAGTGAGCCAAATGGAGTTGGAAGATGCTGAAAAAGAGGTTTGCAGTCTGGAGCAGGAGGCCGGCAGAGCTCTACAGGAGAATATACG AGTCCGAAATAAATCACAGAATGTTCCAGCTACCGTAGGCCCAGAGGACAGTGACACGAAGA ATACGTGTCTGTCAGGACTACAGGACAGAGGGACCAACAGTGTCCAATCCAAGAGGCTTCAGGTGTTGAACACATGGAGGGAGATCCaacacctggaggaggagatgaaggagacTCCGGTGTCCTCTGTTACCAATATGGCCACTGAAAGACCCATCAAAGACCTAAAG ACAGAGATAATCAGACTGATAGCCTCAAATGAACGTCTGAAGATCACCAACAAG
- the LOC115020381 gene encoding uncharacterized protein C6orf118-like isoform X3, whose product MSSRFKPKPGGFRSDIHRLLLAAEAGQKTDILTYSSGHLGPRCLNQSQIHRETNKSFWRMSQSLEETPNPLAPQQTQTKALTSVKKKEMKACLSEFSTGTALVESEVSRSRQDEANYFLSHADKKEDLILPKIVYCSSNSQQKAFTQKKSNSSTDPEEKQHPDQKGLNKEGRLKTKQRFGRQVIAKQNLWAGINIAEMHDRKLQKELRRLSAQSWPSRDRLAVFSDVFDDVCEGSPVFGRILREIKTDYDSYVNHLMASHGMSLDTSLKDLANGKVSQMELEDAEKEVCSLEQEAGRALQENIRVRNKSQNVPATVGPEDSDTKNTCLSGLQDRGTNSVQSKRLQVLNTWREIQHLEEEMKETPVSSVTNMATERPIKDLKDLEDNINMVLNREKASEAIRRMLWDEIPCDLQTESFIGE is encoded by the exons ATGTCCAGCAGATTTAAGCCAAAGCCCGGCGGCTTCAGGAGTGACatccacagactgctgctggctgctgaaGCTGGTCAGAAGACTGACATCCTGACCTACTCCTCAGGTCATCTGGGACCCCGCTGTCTTAACCAGAGTCAGATTCACAGGGAGACAAATAAGTCTTTCTGGAGGATGTCTCAGAGCCTAGAAGAAACCCCAAACCCTCTGGCACCCcagcaaacacagacaaaagcaCTGACCTctgtgaagaagaaggaaatgaaAGCGTGTCTCTCAGAGTTCTCCACTGGCACTGCTTTAGTAGAGTCGGAAGTCTCAAGGTCAAGACAAGATGAGGCTAATTATTTCTTATCGCATGCAGACAAAAAAGAAGATTTAATTCTACCTAAGATAGTTTACTGTTCCTCAAACTCTCAGCAGAAAGCCTTCACCCAGAAAAAGTCGAACTCTTCAACTGATCCGGAGGAGAAACAGCATCCTGACCAGAAAGGCCTGAATAAAGAAGGCCGGCTAAAGACCAAACAACGGTTTGGCAGGCAAGTCATAGCCAAGCAGAACCTCTGGGCTGGAATAAATATTGCTGAAATGCATGACAGGAAACTACAAAAG GAGCTGAGGAGGTTGTCAGCGCAAAGCTGGCCCAGCAGAGACCGCCTTGCGGTGTTCAGTGACGTCTTTGATGATGTATGTGAAGGCTCGCCAGTATTTGGACGCATCCTGAGGGAAATTAAG acAGATTATGATTCGTATGTCAACCACTTGATGGCTTCCCATGGCATG TCACTGGATACTTCACTCAAAGATCTCGCCAATGGAAAAGTGAGCCAAATGGAGTTGGAAGATGCTGAAAAAGAGGTTTGCAGTCTGGAGCAGGAGGCCGGCAGAGCTCTACAGGAGAATATACG AGTCCGAAATAAATCACAGAATGTTCCAGCTACCGTAGGCCCAGAGGACAGTGACACGAAGA ATACGTGTCTGTCAGGACTACAGGACAGAGGGACCAACAGTGTCCAATCCAAGAGGCTTCAGGTGTTGAACACATGGAGGGAGATCCaacacctggaggaggagatgaaggagacTCCGGTGTCCTCTGTTACCAATATGGCCACTGAAAGACCCATCAAAGACCTAAAG
- the LOC115020381 gene encoding uncharacterized protein C6orf118-like isoform X1 has product MSSRFKPKPGGFRSDIHRLLLAAEAGQKTDILTYSSGHLGPRCLNQSQIHRETNKSFWRMSQSLEETPNPLAPQQTQTKALTSVKKKEMKACLSEFSTGTALVESEVSRSRQDEANYFLSHADKKEDLILPKIVYCSSNSQQKAFTQKKSNSSTDPEEKQHPDQKGLNKEGRLKTKQRFGRQVIAKQNLWAGINIAEMHDRKLQKELRRLSAQSWPSRDRLAVFSDVFDDVCEGSPVFGRILREIKTDYDSYVNHLMASHGMSLDTSLKDLANGKVSQMELEDAEKEVCSLEQEAGRALQENIRVRNKSQNVPATVGPEDSDTKNTCLSGLQDRGTNSVQSKRLQVLNTWREIQHLEEEMKETPVSSVTNMATERPIKDLKTEIIRLIASNERLKITNKAREFDLLSHQIIIFSNVTDFKCPSCYVIVGHVFLLCIFPSRIWKTTSTWC; this is encoded by the exons ATGTCCAGCAGATTTAAGCCAAAGCCCGGCGGCTTCAGGAGTGACatccacagactgctgctggctgctgaaGCTGGTCAGAAGACTGACATCCTGACCTACTCCTCAGGTCATCTGGGACCCCGCTGTCTTAACCAGAGTCAGATTCACAGGGAGACAAATAAGTCTTTCTGGAGGATGTCTCAGAGCCTAGAAGAAACCCCAAACCCTCTGGCACCCcagcaaacacagacaaaagcaCTGACCTctgtgaagaagaaggaaatgaaAGCGTGTCTCTCAGAGTTCTCCACTGGCACTGCTTTAGTAGAGTCGGAAGTCTCAAGGTCAAGACAAGATGAGGCTAATTATTTCTTATCGCATGCAGACAAAAAAGAAGATTTAATTCTACCTAAGATAGTTTACTGTTCCTCAAACTCTCAGCAGAAAGCCTTCACCCAGAAAAAGTCGAACTCTTCAACTGATCCGGAGGAGAAACAGCATCCTGACCAGAAAGGCCTGAATAAAGAAGGCCGGCTAAAGACCAAACAACGGTTTGGCAGGCAAGTCATAGCCAAGCAGAACCTCTGGGCTGGAATAAATATTGCTGAAATGCATGACAGGAAACTACAAAAG GAGCTGAGGAGGTTGTCAGCGCAAAGCTGGCCCAGCAGAGACCGCCTTGCGGTGTTCAGTGACGTCTTTGATGATGTATGTGAAGGCTCGCCAGTATTTGGACGCATCCTGAGGGAAATTAAG acAGATTATGATTCGTATGTCAACCACTTGATGGCTTCCCATGGCATG TCACTGGATACTTCACTCAAAGATCTCGCCAATGGAAAAGTGAGCCAAATGGAGTTGGAAGATGCTGAAAAAGAGGTTTGCAGTCTGGAGCAGGAGGCCGGCAGAGCTCTACAGGAGAATATACG AGTCCGAAATAAATCACAGAATGTTCCAGCTACCGTAGGCCCAGAGGACAGTGACACGAAGA ATACGTGTCTGTCAGGACTACAGGACAGAGGGACCAACAGTGTCCAATCCAAGAGGCTTCAGGTGTTGAACACATGGAGGGAGATCCaacacctggaggaggagatgaaggagacTCCGGTGTCCTCTGTTACCAATATGGCCACTGAAAGACCCATCAAAGACCTAAAG ACAGAGATAATCAGACTGATAGCCTCAAATGAACGTCTGAAGATCACCAACAAGGCAAGAGAGTTTGACCTTCTTTCCCACCAGA